The Sorangiineae bacterium MSr11954 DNA segment TGGGTGTCACGCATGAAGGCCCTGGTGGGGAATGACACTCGCCCGCGCGAATCCGGGCAATCTCGAATCGCGCACCGCACACGGGGCGACTCGTCTTACGGAGGGAGCTTACGGAAGAATGAACAACGTGTCTATCGTTGCGGATAATTCTCGCAACCCTGACAGAATCGCAAGCGGGGGACCCGACAAACAGCGCCAAACTGGTGTGGACAAGATGTCCACAATCGCGGACGAGCACGCTGGATCGGACGGTACGGCGATCCCGCTCGAGGCGATGGCCGCGCACCTCGTCGATCGATTTGCGAAGGTCGCCATCGACAACATTCGCGCGCGCTACGAGTTGGGCCAGCTCGTGGCCAACACACGCTACGACCGGGGATGCGCAAAGGGCACGACCGGGCTCGATCGCCTGTCGAATGCACTGGATGTTCATTCGACCGCTCTGCGGCGTTGTGCGCGTGTTTGCACGACCTTCACACGCGACGAGCTCGAGGCCATGCTAAGCCTACGTCGGCCCAATGGGCTGCCCGTCACCTGGTCACATCTGGAATTGGTCTCTGAAGTTACCAGCCGGCACACGCGATGGATCCTCGTGCAACGCGCAGTCGCCGAAGGCTTATCCGTTCGCGAGCTCGCTGCGCTCATTCGGGACACGCGACAGTCCCGACGTACAACTCCTCGACAGACAGTCTCTAAATCGGTTCTCGGATAACTCCCGCCTCGTTGACAGAGCTTCGGTCGAAGCTAAGTTTTCCGCTCACCGAACGAGGAGATGCAGTCGCGGTCTGGTCGTTTTCGACCACTGGTCCCACACGTAGCCGTGCAGCGCCGACCAACAGCTTACACCGCAGACGCCCATGAACGAAAAAATCAAACGAACGGCGTCGACCAAGGAATCGCGCGGGCCTTCGAAATGTTGTCACCCCGCAGAGGATTCCGCAGTCAGCACCAAGCATGTGTAGCGACGTGCAGGCGCCGCTTATCTTCGATGACTTGCGGGCTGCCCCGTCCCCATCTGAATCTGAGGACGAGTGCGGGGTGTTGGCCGATCTGTAACCGCTACTCGACTTGCTTTCGAACAGTCAAGGAATTCTTTATGACCGAAAGTCGCACGCTCTCCGCGAACGGTGTTCGGTTAGGACATCGAAAAATCGATGATCGCGGAGATCATACTTCGAATTTCGCAAATACGGTCTGCAAGAATATTTAATTCAAATTTCGCTGAAAGAGCTGCAGGCTATCGAAAATTCGATATCCTGCAAGCCGAGACGACGCAGGGACTTCGACAATCCGACCGATGATCCGGCCCAGGCGACACGCAGGGCTACCGAGATCTGGCCGAGCGTGCCCGAAAGAACATCGGCACCGCGGCGCGCGACAAGATCCCCGACGTTTCTTCGAGGCGACCGAGCAGGTGGCACTCGCGCCGTCCAGCTGGGTGCCCGGGATCGAATCGTTCGTGGACGAGCTCGTGTCCGCCGATACGACAACCAAGACGAATACGGGGACGGCGACGGCAGCGCGAGCACGGGCGAAGTGAACGGCGAGCGAGTCGTGTCGTCGATGTAACCGAAGACCCGCAATTCAAATACGACGGCTGATTCTCATTCAGCGGCTCGAACGCGTGGTAGCCGATCGCTAATTTCGAAATTTCGAACATAGGAAAGTCCACATCTCACTCATGACCACCGATGAAAGCGTATTCGATTGTAATTCATCGATGGCTCGCGGCCTGCAAGACCGCGCCGCCCGCATTTCTGCAGGCGAACCAATCGCCGACTAACACATAACGACCGGCATCGATTGAATCCCTATTTACTGAATTGCCGGGTAGTAGTAACTTTACCGAACCACCGCAAGAACCCTTAAACCGATGGTATTGCATAGATTGACCTTGCTCCCGCAAGGTGTCGACATTCTGCTGCCGTCCGGTTCACCGCTGACGGACATCGAATACGAAACGCCGGAGAGGTACATCCCTTTCGGCTGCCGCTCGGGCGCCTGTGGCGCTTGCATCGTCGAAGTTTTGGAAGGCCTCGATGTATTGGGAGAAGCGGGGGACGAGGAGCTCGATTTTCTCGAAGATTTAGGTCGCGCAGACGGCAAGCACCGCCTGGCTTGTCAATGCCGTCTACTTGGTCCCGCGACCGTTCGCGTCGATTGAACGCGGCGCACGACAGCGCACACGTCAATCGGAGCAGTGTACCGAACAGTATGGCCGTTCATTCTCATTCAAGACATTGAACTCACGGAGCTATCCATGAAGAATCGTGTAACCAACGCTGGTCTCGGGAACCGTACGCCTTTTCTGAGCGCGGCGGCCTCTCTGAAATTGCGCGCCGAGGTGGACCAACAGATCGATAAGCAAATCGACGAGTGGTACCAGAGCGTTCCCGCGGCTGCCCACCTCGAGGGCAAGAACGTCAACTCCGAATACTACAAGCGCCACCTCATCGAGACCGCATGGCGCATCCGCCTCCTCCGCGTGTCCGAGTCGAAGGCGCTCGGCGAGATCGCGAAGCGCAGCCCCGAGGCCGCGCAGATCTGGGCGAACTACGAGCGCGAGGAGATGCTGCACGACGAGCTGTTCATCACCGACCTCGCGCAGGCCGGCGTGAGCCGCGAGCAGTTCTTGGCCACCGAGCCCTACCTCTCGACCAAGCTGCTCACCGGCTTCTTCTCGTACCTCCTCGACCACGAGGGTCCCCTCGGCGTCGTCGCGTACTCGTACTTGGTCGAGTACGTCAACGTCAAGCTGGAGCCCAGGAAGCTCACGGCCCTCAAGGAGTCGGTCGGCGAGAAGAACATCGCCGGGCAGATCAACCACTCGCACACCGACATCAACGACGACCACCCCGGCGAGGTGTGGGCCGCTCTCCGCTTCCTGATCAAGGACGACAACGACGTCCAGGCGACCAAGAAGTATCTGCAGGAGCACCAGACGATCCTGGCCCTGTACTTCAAGGAGCTCTACGAGGCGACGCTCGCCAAGTCCGAAAAGAAAGCAGCCTGAGTCGAGGGAATAGGCAATGAACGTCGAAGGTGGAGTTCTTCTACTCAGCCACGTGGGGTTTTCCTTCTTGGAGGACCTCATCGAGGCTCTCCGCGCACGTCAACTCAAAGTCTTCGTACTGTCTTCATTGCCTGTACCGGAGCATCAGCCGAAACGATTGCAAGATCTACGCGAGAAGGTGGACCGGCTCCAGTCGACCGAATCGCACGTACTGACTCGCGAAGATCTCGAATCGTGCCTGGTCAGCCTGCAGCAGAGCGGTGAACGGGTTCTCTGCTGCATGACCGTCTGGGAGGGCTATCGCCACTTGATGGCGCTCGCCAATTCGCTGCTCGGTGTTCCCGACCTCGGAGAGCCTCTGATTCATGCGCTCCGGAACAAGCTCGCGTTGCGCAACCGCCTGGCCGACGCGAGCTTGTCCCACGTCCGCGCCACGGCGCTCACCCGGGAATCCCTGGAGACCCTCAAGCAGAGTGAGCGCCGTTATTTCGTCAAGCCCGTGAGCGGCATCGCCTCGTACGGCGCGTTTCCGTTGCGACCGGAGACCCAGTGGTCGGAGCTCGAGCAAATCGTGAAGGACGCCGCGCGTGACACAGTCTACGCATCGGCCTTCGGCGAAGGCCTGTCCTTCCTCGCGGAAGACTACTTGCCCGGGCGCGAGTTCAGCTTCGAGGTCATCGTCACGGACGGAGACGCGCACGTCGTCGCCATCCACGAGAAATGCGAGCTCACGGAGGTCGGCGGGACCGTGCTCGAAAATTGCTGCACGAGCCCGCCCATCAGCGCGAGCCCGCAGGAGTGCGCCGACGGCATGCGCTGGGTTCGAGCGGTGCTGTCGCACCTCGATGCGCGCTGGGGGTGCTTCCACATCGAGGCTCGCCACCACGAGTCGCGGTGGGATCTCATCGAGGTCAACCCGCGCGTCGGCGGGAGCCTGATTTCGCACAGCGTGAAGGCGATGACCGGCACGCACGGCATGCTGGAGCTATGGCTCGACACGCTCCTCGCGTACGCGAAGGACGACGCGGCGGCGCGGAGCGAGCTCCGCGCGCGATTGAAGAGCATCTCGTTCACGGACGACGGCTCGTCCTCCGTATCGGACGCCACGTTCTTCCGCGTGTACTTCGCCGAACAGGGCACGATCAAGCAGATCGCCCTTCGCGAACAGCCCGACAAGCCCGTCGTCTCGCACATCCTGCTCAAGGCCGGCGACACGATCGACTCCACGTCGCGCGAGGTCTTCCTCGGGCAGCTCCTGTGGAAGCTGCCGCTGGCAGAACGCGCGGAACGGCTGCCTCGGTTGTTGCGAACCTCGGAAGAGGCCATCGAGATCCACTACGACGTTTGAGTGCGCGCCGGCACTCCATCCATTGCGGCGAAGTCAAATTTGTATGAGCCGGAGGGCTTGTTATGTCGTCAACATCAGGGTTGCTGCTTATCGTCGATTACAACCTGAGCCGCATCGATGACGTCATTCACATGCGCAACTACGCGCGCGATCGCTATGGTGCTGGGACGGCGCTGATCCGCGCGAATCCAACGGCGATCGACGCGGAGATCTGCGACGAGGTGATCGATCTCGATCCTCTGCGGAGCGATTTCGCGGAGGTCGGAGCGAAGCTGCTCGGCGGGCGGCGTGGCGACTTCAAAGCAGGAATCGTCTTCTCGGACAACGCCGTGGAGAGCGGCGCCGCGCTCCTCGAGCGCCTGGGCTTGCCGGTCGACTCGGCGGAGCTCGCGGCCGGCGCGTTCTGCAAATACCAGTATCGCCTCAGCGAGGCGCGCTACCGCGCGCTGCTCGAGGCCCAGCGCCTGATGGTCCCCGACTTCACCAAAGTCACCTCGATGGATGACCTCCACGCCTTCGCCGCGAAGCACCCCAATGGCTTCGTCATCAAGCCGATGAAGGAAGGGAACAACCGCGGCGTGGTGCTGGTGCGCGCGGGCGGCGATCGCCGGGCGGCCTTCGCGGAGGTCTCGCCCTACCTCGCCGGCGGCGTCATCTGCGAGCAGATCATCCCGTATCGCCGCGAGTACTCCTTCGACGGCCTCGGCCAATCGTTCTTCATCACCGAGAAGATCAGCGCGACGGGCCGTTATCCGGTCGAGGTGGCGCAGGTGCTCCCGGCGAGGCTCACCGAGAAGGAGCGCACCACCATCCAGCGCGCGGGCAAGCAGGTCAACTGGCTCGTCGGCCAGTGCGACGGCCCCTTCCACAACGAGATCAAGTTGAGCGACGACGGCACGCGCGCGGCGGTCGTCGAGCCGAATCGGCGGCCGGGTGGCATGAAGATTTGGTCGCTGGCGCGCTGGGTCTACGGCATCGACTTCTATCACCGCTGGATCGACTCGGCCTTCGGCGCGACGCCGCCCCTCACCTTGCCCGAGCCCCTCTGCTCGGCCGCCACCGTGATGCTGGGGATCCAGAGCGATCGGGTCTTCTCGACCGACGATCTCGCGGCGGGCGCGAAGCCCTTCGAAGACGCCGTGGCGGCCACCGCCGATTACTACGGCCTGAAATCGGGGGAGCTGAGCATCAAAGAGTTCGCCTGGCTGTCGACGAAACGGCGGCAGCTGCACGGCGTCCCCCGCGACAATGCCGACTTCGCGGCGCAGGCATGCATCGTCTTGAATTCGACGCGGATTGACATCCGCGACGTGGTGGCGACCTTGCGAGAGAAGTGGCTGGTCGCGCTGGACAATAGCTACGCACGCGTCGAGCAAGCTGCCTCGATGTGAGCGCGCGCTTCTTCATCTACGTCGCTGAACCCAACAAGTAGACCCATGAACATCCTCATCCTTCATCGCGTACCGTATCCTCGTATCGAGTACCACCGCGGTATCGATCACACGTTGCACGACGTGACTTACTTCGGTAAGCGCGAAATCATCGCCAGCCTGCCGCCCGATCTTCGCTGCACCGCGGTCGAGCGCCCGGGAAAGCTCTCCGCGCTGGAAGAAGCCCGCGCCTGGCTGACCGAGCATCCGCAGGATTTCGACCGGGTCATCTCCATGTCCGAGTACGAGCTGCTCGACGCCGCGCGCTTGCGCGAGTGGTTGGGGGTCGAAGGCGCCCCCGTGGGTCAGGTCATGCTGGCCCGCGACAAGGTGCTCATGAAGGGCGCCGTCGCGCGCTCCGGGCTGCGCGTACCGCGGTTTTTGCCCTTGTCGGAGCTTATCCGCCAAGACGGCAAGGCGCCGTGGTCCGGCTCGACGGTGCTGAAGCCGCACAGCGGCGCGTCGAGCGTCGACGTGGTGGTGTTCGACGATCCCTCGAAGGTCCACGCCGCGATCGCCGGCAAGCGCACGGGCGTCGCCGAGCTGGATCGGGATGGCGCAGATCTCTCCCTCTTCGAGGTCGAAGAGTTCATCGACGGACCGATTTTGCACTTCGATGGTCTGGTGGAGCAGGGAAAGATACTTACGTTGACCGCCAGTGAATACATCGGCACGTGCCTGGAGTACGCGCGCGGCCTTCCGATTGGGTCCTACCAGATCGAGCTGTCCGAGGAGATGGAAGCGTGGGTCGCCCGCGCGCTGGACGCCGTCGACATCCACAACGGCAGCTTCCACCTGGAGGCCATCGTCGATCGCCAAGGCGAGAGGGTGTTCCTCGAGGTCGGCAATCGGGTGGGCGGCGCCGACGTGGTGCCGACGTTCGAGATGGCGACCGGTATCCACCTCCCCTCGCAAGAACTGCGAATTCTGCTCCAGGACACGGTGGAGGGTACGCTCCCTGCGCCGCCCAAGGACCGGCGGTGGTTCGGATGGTTCGCGTTTCCCGGGCACCACCTGGGCGGGCACCTGTTCATGGGGTTCGACGGCGCCGGCTCGTTCCGCGGGAGCAGCTCCGCGGTCACCTGGCACGAGCTCTCCATCGGGAAACCGCTCCCGACCAATATCACGTACTCCGCCCACGAAGCCCCGCTGGCCGGTATCGTCGGGACCAGCAGCCCGGCCGAGACGCGCCGCTGGATCGTTCGACTCTTCCAATCTCTCAGAATGCGCACGGCTAGCCCGCACATCACGCGAGGCGGCGGCGACTCGAGTATTTCCAAGGCGCCACTTGGAAGCTCATGAACGATGAACCATCAACGACGTTACCCGGGACGACTACCATGAGCACACTGACGAACACGAATACGGACACGTTGCGCTGCAATACCCTCGAAGGGCAGATGGAGATCAACTCGTTCCACTTGAGGGCGCTCGCTCCGCCGGAGGAGTTCCACGTGGTCCCCTTGGCGGACGAGCAAATCCGCATTCTGCAGCTGGAAGAACAGTGGAACGCCTACGAGGAGTCGCGCATCGACCTGACCGGCCTCCCCACCGACGCCGATGGCTTCGATCAGTGGTACATCGCGCTCCGTCAAAAGCACCGCCGCGAAGTGGCGCCCTTCTTCGAGTTCTTGGCCGACCGCTCGTCGCCGGCGCAATTGGCGTTCTTCGTCGCCCTGGAGGCGCACGTGGACGGCCGCTTCGACGACATCATCGCCCTCTCCCAGCTCGGGATGAGCGGGGACATGAAGCTCGCGCTGGCCGAGAACTTCTGGGACGAGATGGGGCTGGGCGAGCTCGAGGAGATGCACACGCGCATCTTCGGGCGCTCGGCACCGTACTTCTACGAGCAGCTCAATGGCCTGGACGTGGCGGCGCATATGCCGGCTGCCGCGGTCAAGAACGGCAACCTCTTGCTGATGTACGCGGCCCGCCGCCAGCACGTGGGGCGCCTGCTGGGCGTGCTGACGTTGCTCGAGCAGACCGTGCCCTACCGCTTCACCAAGATGCTCAAAGGCATGCGCCGGCACAACGTGCCCAAGGAGCACACGTATTACCACGATCTGCACGTCGGGGTGGACGCGAACCACGGCAAGCAGCTGGTGGCGCGGGTCCTCCTGCCCCTGGCGCGGAAGAACCCGAAGATCATCCGCGAGCTCTGCATCGGCTGCTTGATCCGATACGAGGTCGAAAAAGATTACTACGCCGGCGCGCAAGCCGTCATGGACAC contains these protein-coding regions:
- a CDS encoding ATP-grasp domain-containing protein, which gives rise to MTVWEGYRHLMALANSLLGVPDLGEPLIHALRNKLALRNRLADASLSHVRATALTRESLETLKQSERRYFVKPVSGIASYGAFPLRPETQWSELEQIVKDAARDTVYASAFGEGLSFLAEDYLPGREFSFEVIVTDGDAHVVAIHEKCELTEVGGTVLENCCTSPPISASPQECADGMRWVRAVLSHLDARWGCFHIEARHHESRWDLIEVNPRVGGSLISHSVKAMTGTHGMLELWLDTLLAYAKDDAAARSELRARLKSISFTDDGSSSVSDATFFRVYFAEQGTIKQIALREQPDKPVVSHILLKAGDTIDSTSREVFLGQLLWKLPLAERAERLPRLLRTSEEAIEIHYDV
- a CDS encoding ATP-grasp domain-containing protein, with the protein product MNILILHRVPYPRIEYHRGIDHTLHDVTYFGKREIIASLPPDLRCTAVERPGKLSALEEARAWLTEHPQDFDRVISMSEYELLDAARLREWLGVEGAPVGQVMLARDKVLMKGAVARSGLRVPRFLPLSELIRQDGKAPWSGSTVLKPHSGASSVDVVVFDDPSKVHAAIAGKRTGVAELDRDGADLSLFEVEEFIDGPILHFDGLVEQGKILTLTASEYIGTCLEYARGLPIGSYQIELSEEMEAWVARALDAVDIHNGSFHLEAIVDRQGERVFLEVGNRVGGADVVPTFEMATGIHLPSQELRILLQDTVEGTLPAPPKDRRWFGWFAFPGHHLGGHLFMGFDGAGSFRGSSSAVTWHELSIGKPLPTNITYSAHEAPLAGIVGTSSPAETRRWIVRLFQSLRMRTASPHITRGGGDSSISKAPLGSS
- a CDS encoding ATP-grasp domain-containing protein produces the protein MSSTSGLLLIVDYNLSRIDDVIHMRNYARDRYGAGTALIRANPTAIDAEICDEVIDLDPLRSDFAEVGAKLLGGRRGDFKAGIVFSDNAVESGAALLERLGLPVDSAELAAGAFCKYQYRLSEARYRALLEAQRLMVPDFTKVTSMDDLHAFAAKHPNGFVIKPMKEGNNRGVVLVRAGGDRRAAFAEVSPYLAGGVICEQIIPYRREYSFDGLGQSFFITEKISATGRYPVEVAQVLPARLTEKERTTIQRAGKQVNWLVGQCDGPFHNEIKLSDDGTRAAVVEPNRRPGGMKIWSLARWVYGIDFYHRWIDSAFGATPPLTLPEPLCSAATVMLGIQSDRVFSTDDLAAGAKPFEDAVAATADYYGLKSGELSIKEFAWLSTKRRQLHGVPRDNADFAAQACIVLNSTRIDIRDVVATLREKWLVALDNSYARVEQAASM
- a CDS encoding iron-containing redox enzyme family protein; translated protein: MSTLTNTNTDTLRCNTLEGQMEINSFHLRALAPPEEFHVVPLADEQIRILQLEEQWNAYEESRIDLTGLPTDADGFDQWYIALRQKHRREVAPFFEFLADRSSPAQLAFFVALEAHVDGRFDDIIALSQLGMSGDMKLALAENFWDEMGLGELEEMHTRIFGRSAPYFYEQLNGLDVAAHMPAAAVKNGNLLLMYAARRQHVGRLLGVLTLLEQTVPYRFTKMLKGMRRHNVPKEHTYYHDLHVGVDANHGKQLVARVLLPLARKNPKIIRELCIGCLIRYEVEKDYYAGAQAVMDTVLSQGAAA
- a CDS encoding 2Fe-2S iron-sulfur cluster-binding protein encodes the protein MVLHRLTLLPQGVDILLPSGSPLTDIEYETPERYIPFGCRSGACGACIVEVLEGLDVLGEAGDEELDFLEDLGRADGKHRLACQCRLLGPATVRVD